DNA from Thermodesulfatator atlanticus DSM 21156:
GCGGGAGTTATCGAAGACGAAAACGACCTTATAAAACGTATCCTTCTGATTCTTGAAGAAAACCAGGAAACCTTAGAAATTACCTGTAAACACGCCGAAGATTACCGGGCCTGTTTTTATGAGCTCATCAAAAAGGCTGCACAAAAATACGGCACCAAAACCGTGGTGCTAGTTGATGAATACGATAAACCCATCCTGGATAGGATAGATAGCATTGAAACCGCAGCACGTATTCGCGAAAAACTTAAAAACTTCTATTCCGTACTCAAAGACGCAGACCCTTATCTCAAGTTCTGCTTCCTTACCGGCGTTACCAAGTTTTCCAAGGTTTCGATCTTTTCAGGCCTTAACAACCTGGAAGATATAACCATTTCGCCTGATTATGCCACAATATGCGGCTACACCCAGGAAGAATTTGAAAAGACCTTTGTCGATAGATTAGAAGGAATTGACCTTTCCGAGGTGCGCCGCTGGTATAACGGTTACTCCTGGCTTGGCGAGCCTGTTTACAACCCCTTCGACATTCTGCTCTTTTTGCGCAATTTCGAGTTTCGGCCCTACTGGTTTGAGACGGGCACGCCCACTTTTTTGATAAAGCTTCTTTTGGCCCGGAAACTCAACGTGGCCAAACTGGAAAAGCTCGAAGTGGGAGATGAGCTCCTTGAGAGCTTTGACGTAGATCGTATTTACCCGGAGACAGTCCTTTTTCAGACGGGCTATTTGACGATAAAAGGCACCAGGCGCCGCGGCCCCCTTACCAAATATATCCTGGGTTTTCCGAACCTTGAGGTGCGTACAAGTTTTAACAATTTTTTGCTGAACACCTTTAGCGATCTACCAACTAAAGAAGAACATTACGACCGGATTTACGAGGCCCTGGAAAGGGGAAGGCCAGAGGAGCTCGAGAGGGTTTTCAAGGCGATCTTTGCCGGGATTCCGCACGACTGGTTTCGTAAGACGGGGCTTGAAGAATACGAAGGATTTTATGCCAGTGTTTTTTACGCGTACTTTTGTGGTCTGGGGCTAGATGTGCGGGTGGAAGAAGCCACTAACCAGGGCCGTCTGGATATGGCGGTGCTTTTTGAGGGCAGGTGTTATCTCTTTGAATTCAAGGTGGTGGAGGATGAGGCCACCGGAGACGCCCTTAAGCAACTAAAAGAGAAGCGCTACTTTGAGAAGTATAAGGGGAAGTGCGAAAAGATCTGGCTTATCGGGGTTGAGTTCAGCAAGCGGGAGCGGAACATCGTAAGCTTTGAGGTGGAGGATGTTTCGTGAGATCGCTTCGTTGGCGCTTACGGGCGCCCTAGCGAGTGGCGAAGGGCAAGGGGCGGAAGGCGATGGGCGAGCAGTGAGCAGTAGTAAAAGTTCTAGAGGTTGTAGAAGTTCTAGAGGTTTCCTGAGATCGCACGGGCGTACAAGTCGCCTCGCGATGACAGCTAAAGGGTTATTCCGAGGGAGCGATTTTCTTTTGTCATTCTGAGGGAGCGAAGCGACCGAAGAATCCACAGGTCGATTAATGGATCCCTTCGCCTTCGGCTCAGGGCAGGCTCTTCGCTCCGCTCAGGATGACGGGAAGTAAACGTGATCAGTGAGCTGTGATCAGTTTCCTGTAAGTTGTAGAGGCTAAGGGCTAAAGGGCTAAGGGCAAAAGGCGAAAGGGATCTGTTCCTATTTTTCGGAACGAAAAATGGGAACGGATCCTTGATCAGAGGGTATTGCGAGAGCCTTTTTGTGTGTCATTGCAAGCGAAGCGAAGCAATCTAGATCCCTCACTGTGTTCGGGACAGGGATCACTTCGGCGTGCGATAGCACGCCTCGTGATGACGGCTGTGGGAGAGATTGCCACGGCGACTGCGTCGCCTCGTGATTAGCTAAGGGCTGAGGGAATTCCCATTTTTGTCATCTGAGGGAGTGACCGAAGAATCCATTAATCGATCTGTGGATGCTTCAGTTGCTTGTGCTCCTTCAGCATCACAGTGTACTTTTCTAAAAAGCTTTAGCGTAGGCGTTTAGAGCTTTTTGGCCTAGCTTTAATTTGTTTAAGCGGGTTTTGTAGGCTTCTAAAACAGGCTGGGCCAATTGCTGAAGGGTTTTTTCTTTGGCTAAAAATTCTGTCGAAAGCTTTAAAAATTCGTCTTTTTCTTGAGGAGAAAATTTTTGAGAGAGAGCCCAATTCCCTTCACCTTTAAGAAGGGCAAGAATTTTTCTTCGTTCGTAAATCCCTCTTAATATGAGCTCGTAATCACTTGAAGACATTTTGCGCGAGGCTGCGAGAGCCTCAAGGAGGCGCAGCTCTTCCCCCTGTCTCACAAGAAGCTCTCGCAGCAACGAAATAGTCTTTTTCATCTGGCACCAGCAGCTTCTTTGTAGGCGATTTCTTCTTCCTGGACAGGCTGTTGGGGTTGGTTGAGCACCTGTTCTGTCCAGATTTTTTTGAGTTCCTGAAGATAGCGAATACTTCTTTCCAGGGTTTCAATGCCTTTTTCTTTTCCGTTCAAATTGGAAAGCTCTTTTATCATGGCGGCGTAGAGACTGTAGAGAAACTCTGCGGCTTCTCCGCCAGCCTCAAGATTTACTCCTGCTTGAAGCTCTCCTACAATGGCAATGGCTTTGCCGAGGTGTTTGCCCCTTGCCAAAGGTTCATCGTAGTGGAGCTTTACCAGATTGAGCTCTTTGATAGCGGCTTCATAAAGAAGCTTTACGATTTTTTTGGGGTCTTCAAGGGTGCTAACAGAATTTCGGCGGTACGTGTTTAGCGCATTTCCGTACATTACTTGAACCTCCTTGTTATTTTTGTGGCGTCCTTCCCTGAACGCCTAATCTTTACTTCTTATCGGAGAGCCCTGAGATGCTCTTGAATTGGGTCTCAAGATAAGACGAAAGATCGTTTAGTTGCTGGATGTATCTATCAAGGGCCATGAATTGTCTTTGCATGACAGCCATATTTTGTTCTACCCTTTCTTTGCTAAGGGCAATGTTTTTTTCAATGAGTTCTATCTGGCGCTTGGTGGTGTTTTGCTCAAGGGCAATTAATCCAGAAGGCCCAAGATAGTTTTGAAGGGCGTCGTTTAGCCTTTCCCCAAATCCTTTTATGTTATTTTCGTCATCTCCCAGTAAGAGTTTTTTTACTTCATCGGGGTATTTGCTAAAGGCTTCTTCAAGTTTTTTCTCATCAAGGGTTATGGAACCATCCCGGTTAAAGTTAACGCCCAGGTCAAAAAGGCTTTTTATGTGCTTGTTTGAAGACACGCCTGCCGAAAAAACATCTCTCAGGTCCCTAATCAGCTTTTCGGCTGCAGTGCTGCGGTAAAGTGGGCCTTCGGTTCCTTTTTCAATATCAACGGCCATTTTTTCCCGGAGTTTACTTAAAAGATTGTTTACATCTTCCACCAAAGAAGAAAAAGTTGACTTCACGTCCTCAAGGGAAGGAGAGACTTCTACGGTTGCACTCCCAGGGCTTTTTAAAGAAAAAGTGACCCCTGGGACAATGTCTGAGACTTCGTTAGTGCCACGCTGATAAGCGATGTCGTCTATTTTGAAGAAGGCGTTAAGGCTTTCGCCGTTAGTTTCCACTTCGTAAGGGAAAAGACTAGGGGTATCTGGTGTTTGGGAAACAGAAAGGGCCTCTGGAGAACGCAAGTCAATGAAGTAATTTCCAGAAGAATCCCGACGCAGGTAAGCTTTAAGAGAGGAGTTTTCTGCCGCCTGGTTAATGAGGTCTTTTAGCTCAGAAAGAGTAGTGCCGTCTGGCACTTCTACGGTGATATTTTTTTCCCCTGCGGTGATGTTCAAGGTGATGGTGTTTCCCGTGCTATTAACAACGTCATCAGGGTTGGTGTAATTTTCTGAGCGCCAGATATTTGGGGGGCCGGTAACTTCGCTAAAACTAACGTCTGCGAGTTCCTGGGTAACCACGATGCGGTGGTCTTCACCGGTTTCCTTAGATTTAAGTATAAGTTTGTATGGGTCTGACGGTGAGCCCGTGTCAACTACTTTGGCTTCCACACCGGGATTGTCTTCAGCCTCGTTTATGAGTTTAGCGAGCCCCTCAAGGGTGGTGCCTGCAGGCACCAGCACGGAAAATTCCTTATCGCCCACGGCAATCTGGATTACGTCGTCGTTAGTGGCAACAGAAGCGTCTTTGCTAGCAAACCCCTGAGACTCCCACATGTTTTTGCGGGCAAGTTGGGTAACTTCTACTTGATAAGTGCCGGTGAGGGCACCTACTTCTGCACTTGCAGAGACTCCGCTTCCTGAGACGTTTACGTTGCGGGTGAGGTAGGAGCTTTCAAGGGAAAGATCAAGGGCCTTGGACTTAAGGGAAATAACCTGGGTATTCAACCAGTCAAACTCCGTTAGCTTGCTTTCGTAGCTGTCTTTTTTCTCTTCAAGGCGTTTGATAGGGGCTTCTTCTATCTCACGCAATTGATCAAGCAAACCCTGGAGATCTAGGCCAGAGCCAAGCCCCAAAACGTTTATTTTTCCGAATACATCAGCCATACGGCCCTCCCAAGCCCCTTAAGTCCTTGATATGTTCGGGGATCCGTTCCTATCTTTCGGGACGAAAAACAGGAACGGATCCTGTTTAAGCTCCTTCAAAAAGGCGCTTCTTTGCAGTGACATTGTTCAAAGCTCTTCTCTTATTACGATTTATCGGGCTGTTTCCTCGAGTCTTGAAAAATCGTTTGCTTGCTGCGGAGTTGCTTTGGTTTCAGCCATTTTCTGCAGAATCGGTGTCAGCGGGGCCTTCAAAGGATATTTGCGCGCATCGAGCACTACCTGTTTGGCCAGCCTTCGCGGAATATTAACAGCAATGGGCCCTAAAAGATTGGCCGTAATATCGGCCGGGTTTTCCTTTGAAATAGTCACTATGGCAAGGAGCGAGAGGTCGTCTCCTTCGCGCAGGTGAATTTCCTCCTTAGCCTCTTTGGGGAGCTCTGGCTTGAAATCCGGGAAAAACATGCTCGTTTCAATAACTACGAAGGCTAGCTCTGGCACGTCAACAGCCTGAAGCCAGCAAAAAGGTGATCCTTCCCGGTGCGGAATAAGCACATAACGCCTTGCCTGCGGAAAACCCAGTATTCCGCTTGGGAAAAATATGATTTTGTCTTCTTCGATCTCGATTTGCCCGAATCTCGTAGTCTCTATCTTCAACTTACTCCTCCCTTGCAGGGTTTATTAAATGGTCTAAGGAAATATCTACCGTGGCCGCACGGATATTTTCTTCAAAGATTTTCTGGTAAACTTCCATGCGATGCACCGGCACATGGGCCGGGGCTTCTATGCCGATTTTTACCTGTTTCCCTTTGACCTCTAGAATCACTATCTTGATTTCCTGCCCAATGGCGATTGATTCTCCGGCCTTACGCGTAAGTACTAACAAGTTCCCTCCTAACTCAGGTAATTAACAAGGCTTAACTGCATCACCTTGGCAGAAGCTGCCAGCGCAGCCTGGTATGCGGTTTCTTTGGCCTTAAGGCGTGTGGCTACCTCAAGGAGATCCGTATCCTGGGTGTCGCTTAAGTTTTCTTTGATGATGTCCTGCATGTCCTGGTAGAGGTTATCTTTAAGGTCAAGGTGGTCCATCCTGGCCCCAAGGGCTGCCCGCTCGTTAAGCAAATGGTTGAGTACTTTGTCCAGTCGGTCTATTTGGATGCCGAGTTCTTCTAATTCTTGGTGTGGGTCAGAGACGTTATTGGCTTCAAGGGTCTTTTTAAGCCCGATTAACGCATCGAAAATTCCAGAGGCAGCAATAGCCTCGTTACCATTGCGCCCGATAAGTATTTTGCCATCTGGCGCATAGCCAAAGTAGGTGTCCTCTTCGCCTCCGCGATAAATTACCTGTTCTTTGACGGCGCCATCAGGTAAGGCTTTTTTTACCAGCTCAAAAGGCGGGTGGGCTTCATCATAGCCCACAGGCCTGTTCCCTGCGAAAACGTAGCGGTTCCCGTGCCGGGTGTTTGCAAGGGCAAGGGCTTCTTTCAGGAGATTGTCCACCTCGCGGGCGATGGCCTCGCGGTTTTGAGGGCTCATGCTGTCATTTCTTGCCTGGATGGCAAGTTGTTTGGCGCGCATGACGATGTTTTCAAGCCCTTCGTAAGCCCCTTCCATGGTGCGAAGATATGATCTTCCTTCACGAATCGAGGTACGATAGCGGTCGATATCCTCGATTGATTTGCGGTAACCAAGGCTTCTCACCAGGGCTACCGGATCATCTGAGGGCCTTTCAAACTTGACCCCTGAGGCGGTCTGGGTCTGGAGTTTTTGCATTTCCGTGGTCAGTTTGTTCAAGTTATAAAGCATACGGTCATATTGGGTTTTTAAGCCAATACGAATGGCCATTTACGCCTCCCGCTATCTCTTTGCCTGTATTAAAGTATCGAGCATTTCGTCAGCCACCGTTAAAATCTTGGCAGAGGCTGAAAAGGCCTGCTGATACTTGATGAGATTGGCCATTTCCTCGTCAAGGGAAACACCTGAGATGCTGTCGCGCATGATTTTTAGCTGGTTTATCAGGTCTTCCATAAAGCTCTTGGAATTTTTTACGGTTTTGGTGGCAATGCCTACTTCTCCTACAATGGCGGTGTAGAAGTCCGCCACCGAGGCCTGGCCAAGTTTTTCGCGGCGGCTGTTGGAAAGGGCCGCAAGCCTTAAGGCGTTGCGGTTATCCCCTGCAGCAGGAGAAAAGCCCTGAAGTTCCCTGGCAATGCCAGTGTCTTTAGCGGCAAAAGTTTTTCTGGCGAGATAAGTCACGAAATTTCCTTCTTCAGCGGCAAGGTTGGTGCTAAGTTTAAAAGAGACCCAATCGTCTTTTCCGTCGTTATCCTGATCCGGATCGTTTACTCTTATGGCCAGACGGCCGGAGTCGTCAATTGCGGCGGAAAAATCAGAAACGCCATCGCTATCTGCATCAAGGGCGTTTAGAGCGTTTAAGAAGGCTTCTAAGGTCTGTCCTGCGGTAAGAGAAATAGTTTCCGTGTGGAAGGTGGTACCATCTGGTTTTAAATAATCGATAGTTATGTTTTGAGCTTCAAATGAGGCGTTTTTATCAACGGACTCGTCAGTTTTCAGGTACCATAGATTGTTTTGAGCATCGAATTTGTTAGGTTTTACGCTTGATGTTTCAAAGGAGTTTTTGCGAAAGGCATCGGTTACCACAAAACTTCTCGTGTCATAAAGCCCTGAGGTTTTAACGACGAGCCTTCCTTCGTCATCAAGATGAGCGGCAAGGCCAAAGCGGGCGTTTTCTTCGGCGTTATACTTCTGGACAATTTGTATGGCTCCTGCACCAGTAGAAAGCTCCAGGCGGAAGGGATCAACTACTTCGTTTGCAGGGTCAGTATCAATGGGATTTCCGGCCTCATCAAAAAGCCAGTTTTCAAGGGCGCCCATCTGGAAAGTGAGCTCAAAGTATTCGTCGTCTGAGGTGGCGAGACTTCCCTGATCATTCACAAATTGAAGCGAACCCCAGGGGCGCGAAGGACCATTTCCCTCAATGACAAAATAAGCGGCGTCTTGAGGGGCGCCATCTCCAAGTGAGATGAAAAGTTTTCCGTTATCAAGGTAAGCCTTAAGCTCTCCCCGGCTATCAAGGGCAGAGACAAGGTCTTCTAAATCTATCGCTCCGGTTCCGTTGGTGTCAGTCACAGAAACATCCGGACTTCCCGTGGTGCCAAAGCTGATTTTTTGGATTTCATTTCCTGCGCTGTCGAAAAATTTGACATCTACAAAGCCTGAAAACAAAAGATTTTGAGGTGCTACAGAACCAAGGTCTGCCACATATTGGGTGGGCTTAACCCAGGGCTCAAGGCCTGAAAAAATCTGCTTCTCCGAAATTGAATCTAGTTCCAGGGGGCTACCCGAGGAGAGGTCAAGTTTTCCGTCTCCGTCTCCCCCAGAGACCGTCATCTCAAAAGAGACAGAGCCTTCTGGGGCGTCTGCCAGCGTTAAGAAAAGCTTACCCCTGTTGCCTTCGGTAAAACCTGCCCGAAACTCTGGAATGGCATCAATGAGGCTTGCAAGGTCTTTCAGGTTCGTACCGCTTGCCACGGAAAGCGAAGTGCGCCCGGTTTCATGGCCCTCGGCATCGTAGAAGACAAAGTTAAGCTCAGCGTCTTCGCTCACCGTAACCGAAGAAGGGTCTTCATACCAATCAGCACTTTCCATGCGCCCGCTACTTGCCTGGTATTGCGGGACCCATACGCCCTTTTCCCGAAGATAAGAGAGAAAAGAATCTGCTGGCGGGGGCTCGTCTATGCCTAGCTCAAAATAGGCGTAGTTTTTCGAAGAATTGGGGTCAAGCTCAAGGGTCAGGCGGCCATTTCCGTCAAGATAGGCTCTGAGCCCCTCGATGGCGTCAAGCTTTTGCAAAATATCGGTAAGCGAGTCCCCAGGATTAACCTGAACTGCAAGTTCTTTTACCTTGAAGCCATTTTCGGTTTCGTGAAGGATCTGGTTGCCTTGAGCGTCAAAAAAACGCACGTAGATTTTATGGGGCGGGTCGTTAAAAACCACCTGATCCGGGTTTGCAATGGGAAGGCGGCTTTGGTAGCTGCCAGCTAAAGCCGCCTCGCTTCGCCAGGCTTCCCGGTCAAGCCTTGCCGCGGCCAAGTATTCCGGATTTACCGAGAGTTTTTCGTTGATGGCAATGCTTCCCGCACCACTTCCCGCAAAAAAGACGTTTATCCCAGTAGCAGAAAGCACGTTTGCAGTGTCGTTTGAAAAGGCAAAGCCCCAGCCTTCCTGTGCCTGAAAGACCAGGCGTCCGTTGCGGAAAAGGACCTTCACCGAATTATCAGGGTTAAAGCCATTTTCTTTTAAGGCCTCGTTTATCTGGTTGGCAATGTCGTCAATGGTGGCGGTGGCGGCAAGGGCAAAATCAACTTTAACCGGCGTGATGTTCCCTGTCGGGTCTTTTACCCAGACAAAAAGCGAGCCATTGCGGTTTATGTCCCGGAAAAAGTCAAGACCTTTTATGCTCCCGTCGCTTTGAAAAAGGCCCTGAAGCTCACCTTCGTAGAATTTTAGCCCCACGCCTTCGGTGTGAATTTCGTTTACCGCGCGCACGAGCTCTTCGGCAAAAAGATGAAATTTCCCGGTAAGGTTAAGCTCTTCTACCCGGTGGTTGGCGGCTTCGTCGTCAAACCTGCCAAAATCAACAGGGCTCTGGGTGATGGTAAAGGAAAGCTTTCCTCCGCCGCGCACGGCGTCTTTTACCACCAGGCGGCCATCGTCAGTGAGATAAGCCTTAACTTTGTAGTCGTAAGCCTTTTCTATTTCGTCCAGAAAATCGCGGACAGTCTCTTTAGGGTCTGTGGTTTGATAGGCCCCGGTTATTTCGTCGCCAAAGTGGTTTGTGCCGCTGAACCTGATTTCAACGGGGCCGTTTATGCCGAGTTCTTCCCAGGTGGTGTTTTCCCTGAGCGTATGCCCGTCTTTGGTATAGGTGCTTCTGGTAGAGATTACGTACTCGTAGTTCCAGTCGTTTGAGATCTGTTCAATGATGCGCAGCCACCCGCCAAGGGCTCCTTGAGAGACTTCTTTGCTTGTTAAGCGGACTTTTTCACCGCTGTGCCCCAGCCAATAGACCTCGCCTCCAGAGAGTTCAAGCTGCCAGTAGGAGTCAATATCCACCAGGTTGTAGCCGTTTCCAAGGACTACGGCGTAGGCACCCTGGTTGTTTTCAAAGTAGCGCACCTGGGCAAGCTCTGAGAGCTTGGCTACCAGCTTGTCACGCTGGTCGCGCAGGTCATTGGCCTGGTGAAGCCCAGACTCCACCGCGGTTATCTGTCGGTTAATGTCGGCAATTTGCTTGGCGATTTCGTTTATTTCACCCACTACGTCTTTTAATTTGAGGCGGACGTTGTTTTCGAGATCAAC
Protein-coding regions in this window:
- a CDS encoding AAA family ATPase, encoding AGVIEDENDLIKRILLILEENQETLEITCKHAEDYRACFYELIKKAAQKYGTKTVVLVDEYDKPILDRIDSIETAARIREKLKNFYSVLKDADPYLKFCFLTGVTKFSKVSIFSGLNNLEDITISPDYATICGYTQEEFEKTFVDRLEGIDLSEVRRWYNGYSWLGEPVYNPFDILLFLRNFEFRPYWFETGTPTFLIKLLLARKLNVAKLEKLEVGDELLESFDVDRIYPETVLFQTGYLTIKGTRRRGPLTKYILGFPNLEVRTSFNNFLLNTFSDLPTKEEHYDRIYEALERGRPEELERVFKAIFAGIPHDWFRKTGLEEYEGFYASVFYAYFCGLGLDVRVEEATNQGRLDMAVLFEGRCYLFEFKVVEDEATGDALKQLKEKRYFEKYKGKCEKIWLIGVEFSKRERNIVSFEVEDVS
- the fliS gene encoding flagellar export chaperone FliS, with protein sequence MYGNALNTYRRNSVSTLEDPKKIVKLLYEAAIKELNLVKLHYDEPLARGKHLGKAIAIVGELQAGVNLEAGGEAAEFLYSLYAAMIKELSNLNGKEKGIETLERSIRYLQELKKIWTEQVLNQPQQPVQEEEIAYKEAAGAR
- the fliD gene encoding flagellar filament capping protein FliD: MADVFGKINVLGLGSGLDLQGLLDQLREIEEAPIKRLEEKKDSYESKLTEFDWLNTQVISLKSKALDLSLESSYLTRNVNVSGSGVSASAEVGALTGTYQVEVTQLARKNMWESQGFASKDASVATNDDVIQIAVGDKEFSVLVPAGTTLEGLAKLINEAEDNPGVEAKVVDTGSPSDPYKLILKSKETGEDHRIVVTQELADVSFSEVTGPPNIWRSENYTNPDDVVNSTGNTITLNITAGEKNITVEVPDGTTLSELKDLINQAAENSSLKAYLRRDSSGNYFIDLRSPEALSVSQTPDTPSLFPYEVETNGESLNAFFKIDDIAYQRGTNEVSDIVPGVTFSLKSPGSATVEVSPSLEDVKSTFSSLVEDVNNLLSKLREKMAVDIEKGTEGPLYRSTAAEKLIRDLRDVFSAGVSSNKHIKSLFDLGVNFNRDGSITLDEKKLEEAFSKYPDEVKKLLLGDDENNIKGFGERLNDALQNYLGPSGLIALEQNTTKRQIELIEKNIALSKERVEQNMAVMQRQFMALDRYIQQLNDLSSYLETQFKSISGLSDKK
- the fliW gene encoding flagellar assembly protein FliW, coding for MKIETTRFGQIEIEEDKIIFFPSGILGFPQARRYVLIPHREGSPFCWLQAVDVPELAFVVIETSMFFPDFKPELPKEAKEEIHLREGDDLSLLAIVTISKENPADITANLLGPIAVNIPRRLAKQVVLDARKYPLKAPLTPILQKMAETKATPQQANDFSRLEETAR
- the csrA gene encoding carbon storage regulator CsrA, whose amino-acid sequence is MLVLTRKAGESIAIGQEIKIVILEVKGKQVKIGIEAPAHVPVHRMEVYQKIFEENIRAATVDISLDHLINPAREE
- the flgL gene encoding flagellar hook-associated protein FlgL, whose protein sequence is MAIRIGLKTQYDRMLYNLNKLTTEMQKLQTQTASGVKFERPSDDPVALVRSLGYRKSIEDIDRYRTSIREGRSYLRTMEGAYEGLENIVMRAKQLAIQARNDSMSPQNREAIAREVDNLLKEALALANTRHGNRYVFAGNRPVGYDEAHPPFELVKKALPDGAVKEQVIYRGGEEDTYFGYAPDGKILIGRNGNEAIAASGIFDALIGLKKTLEANNVSDPHQELEELGIQIDRLDKVLNHLLNERAALGARMDHLDLKDNLYQDMQDIIKENLSDTQDTDLLEVATRLKAKETAYQAALAASAKVMQLSLVNYLS
- the flgK gene encoding flagellar hook-associated protein FlgK; translated protein: MGGLYSALNISKNALLAFQTAVHVTGHNVANVDTEGYSRQKTVNAPYPPTPGPAGPMGSGVKVEQIKRYFDAFLETNLNLKRSDLGLLSAEETGLDLVQGLFNETNPLGLSKLLDDFFTAWQGLSNRAEGIPERRVVIEKGRVLAEAIRDKNQALVDLENNVRLKLKDVVGEINEIAKQIADINRQITAVESGLHQANDLRDQRDKLVAKLSELAQVRYFENNQGAYAVVLGNGYNLVDIDSYWQLELSGGEVYWLGHSGEKVRLTSKEVSQGALGGWLRIIEQISNDWNYEYVISTRSTYTKDGHTLRENTTWEELGINGPVEIRFSGTNHFGDEITGAYQTTDPKETVRDFLDEIEKAYDYKVKAYLTDDGRLVVKDAVRGGGKLSFTITQSPVDFGRFDDEAANHRVEELNLTGKFHLFAEELVRAVNEIHTEGVGLKFYEGELQGLFQSDGSIKGLDFFRDINRNGSLFVWVKDPTGNITPVKVDFALAATATIDDIANQINEALKENGFNPDNSVKVLFRNGRLVFQAQEGWGFAFSNDTANVLSATGINVFFAGSGAGSIAINEKLSVNPEYLAAARLDREAWRSEAALAGSYQSRLPIANPDQVVFNDPPHKIYVRFFDAQGNQILHETENGFKVKELAVQVNPGDSLTDILQKLDAIEGLRAYLDGNGRLTLELDPNSSKNYAYFELGIDEPPPADSFLSYLREKGVWVPQYQASSGRMESADWYEDPSSVTVSEDAELNFVFYDAEGHETGRTSLSVASGTNLKDLASLIDAIPEFRAGFTEGNRGKLFLTLADAPEGSVSFEMTVSGGDGDGKLDLSSGSPLELDSISEKQIFSGLEPWVKPTQYVADLGSVAPQNLLFSGFVDVKFFDSAGNEIQKISFGTTGSPDVSVTDTNGTGAIDLEDLVSALDSRGELKAYLDNGKLFISLGDGAPQDAAYFVIEGNGPSRPWGSLQFVNDQGSLATSDDEYFELTFQMGALENWLFDEAGNPIDTDPANEVVDPFRLELSTGAGAIQIVQKYNAEENARFGLAAHLDDEGRLVVKTSGLYDTRSFVVTDAFRKNSFETSSVKPNKFDAQNNLWYLKTDESVDKNASFEAQNITIDYLKPDGTTFHTETISLTAGQTLEAFLNALNALDADSDGVSDFSAAIDDSGRLAIRVNDPDQDNDGKDDWVSFKLSTNLAAEEGNFVTYLARKTFAAKDTGIARELQGFSPAAGDNRNALRLAALSNSRREKLGQASVADFYTAIVGEVGIATKTVKNSKSFMEDLINQLKIMRDSISGVSLDEEMANLIKYQQAFSASAKILTVADEMLDTLIQAKR